In a genomic window of Paraclostridium bifermentans:
- a CDS encoding recombinase family protein: MRKFFYARISTKDQTLERQIVEAKKIGIEEEYIFLEVASGKDFKRPEYQLLKRMLREGDVLYIKSLDRLGRNKQMILDEWNELVKVKKVDIVILDMPLLDTTKYKDMNGLENLISDIILQLLSYMAEDERLRTKERQREGIKIAREKGIKFGRRKIDPGEKFEEVYKEWKSGEITAVKAMEILELKSNTFYRRVKEYEIKNK, from the coding sequence ATGAGAAAGTTTTTTTACGCAAGGATAAGTACAAAAGACCAGACATTAGAAAGACAAATTGTAGAAGCTAAAAAAATAGGTATTGAAGAAGAATATATATTTCTAGAAGTTGCAAGTGGAAAAGATTTTAAAAGACCTGAGTATCAACTTTTAAAAAGGATGCTTAGAGAAGGTGATGTATTATATATAAAATCATTAGACAGGCTTGGAAGAAACAAACAAATGATATTAGATGAGTGGAATGAATTAGTTAAGGTTAAAAAAGTAGATATAGTAATTTTGGACATGCCACTTTTAGATACTACAAAGTATAAAGATATGAACGGACTAGAGAATTTAATATCAGATATAATACTTCAACTTTTAAGTTATATGGCTGAGGATGAAAGGCTTAGAACTAAAGAAAGACAAAGAGAAGGTATCAAAATAGCAAGAGAAAAAGGTATTAAGTTTGGTAGGCGTAAAATAGATCCAGGAGAAAAATTCGAAGAAGTTTATAAAGAATGGAAATCAGGAGAAATTACAGCTGTTAAAGCAATGGAGATTTTAGAGTTAAAAAGTAATACGTTTTATAGAAGAGTAAAGGAATATGAAATAAAAAATAAATAA
- a CDS encoding DUF1413 domain-containing protein — protein sequence MDLLSRAIGRLETLDSNTQFILEDLFTSKEWSNLQNLNQTYSLGRSFKKVVDLNVLSVEALPDNGGTQRYKKI from the coding sequence ATGGATTTATTAAGTAGAGCAATTGGAAGATTAGAAACATTAGATAGTAATACTCAGTTTATACTAGAAGATTTGTTTACAAGTAAAGAATGGTCAAATTTACAAAATTTAAATCAAACATATAGTTTGGGGAGAAGCTTTAAGAAAGTAGTAGATTTAAATGTACTATCGGTAGAGGCACTTCCTGATAATGGTGGAACTCAAAGGTATAAAAAAATATAG